In Pantoea agglomerans, the genomic stretch AAGGCTTCGCTGGCCGTGGCGCAGCCGGGACAGACGGTCATGCCCAGGCTTACGGCGTGGCGGATCAGCGCCGGCTGAATATTGGGCGTTACGATCAGTTTGCTGCCCATCTCCGCCAGCCGGTCCACCTGTTCCGTTTTCAACACCGTTCCGGCACCCGTTAACGCCCTGTCGCCGTAAGCCTTCAGGATCAGCGGGATGCTGATCTCCCACTGCGGCGAGTTAAGCGGAATCTCCACCGCGTCGAAACCGGCGTCAATAACCGCGCCGACGTGCGCCACGACCTCATCGGGCGTGACCCCACGCAGAATCGCGATAAGGGGAAGTTCAGTTTGCCATTGCATTAACGATGCTCCTTATGCCTGCCTGAAAGGCGGTATCGCCGGCTATCACGCTCGCCTGCAGGCCAGCGGCGGCCAGCGCCTGTTGATAACGGCGCGTCAGCGTCTCCCCACCCACCAGCGCGACCGGCTGATGGCTAAAGCGTTCGCGCATCGTGGCGACCTCCGCGCCGATCAGCAGACCGGATAAAAACTCGCTGACCTCTTCTGGCGCCAGGCTACCGAGGAGATGGGCGGCGCGAATTTCAAACAGCTGCGCCAGCAGCGCCGGCGTGGCGAGTCCGCGCACCAGCCCGGCGTCAAACGCGGCCTGCGACGGCTGCTGTTCGGGTAAACCGGCACCGACCAGCGAGTGGCGCAGCAGCAGCGCGTGAAGTTCGCCGGTCATCACGGTGTGAAAGTCGAGGATGCGTTCGCTCTCGACCTGCACCCATTTACAGTGGGTGCCCGGCATCACGTAAACGGGCGAGGGCGCCAGCGCGTATGCGCCGAGCAGCTGCGTCTCTTCGCCGCGCATCACGTTATGGTGATCTTCGCGGCTGACGCATAAGCCGGGCACGATCCAGAGGTTATCGTCGATAAGCGTCAGCTGCTCGCCGATAGCCGATAAGGGGGCGGGAAGGGGCAAATAGGGTACGCTACGCCAGCCCACGCTGCTGCCCACCATGCCGGCCATCACCACCGGCGTTGCGGAGTCGCGCCATCCCTGGGTGATCTCATCTAATACCGCCTGCGGCCGCTTCCCGTTTAGCCGGGTGACGCCTGCTTCTGACTCTCTGCCTGCCTGACAGCGTTCGTTCTCAAAAAGCCAGGCGCGCAGGTTGGTGGAACCCCAGTCAACGGCGATATAGCGAGATCTCATGTGATGTCCTTTAACCTGTGTGTTGAGCTGGCGATCATGGTGTAGGCCGCCTGCTCGGCTGCGTCGCCGTTCTGCAGCCGTATGGCATCGAACAGCGCTTTATGTTCCCTCAGCGTTTTCGGCATATTGGCCTCATCGCCTTGCCAGGTGCGCTCGAAGACGGCGCGCTGCAGCGAGCTGATCGCCACGCTAAGCTGCTCCAGCACCGGGTTATGTACCGCACGCAGCACCGCCTCGTGATAGCGAATATCCGCTTCGTTAAAGGCCTCCCGGTCCTGGTTGTGGGCGATCATGTCGTTGAGCGCCAGTTCAATCTGTGCCAGATCCTGCGACGTCGCGCGCTCCGCCGCCCAGCGGGCAATGGCGGGCTCTACCAGGTTACGCACTTCGCTCATGGCCGCGATCAGATGCGGATCGTCACTGTTTTCCAGCACCCACTGCAGCACGTCCGAATCCAGATAGTTCCACTGACCGCGCGGCGTAACGAAAGCGCCGTGATAGCGCTTGATCTCAATAAGCCGTTTCGCCGTCAGCGAGCGGAACACTTCGCGGATGATATTGCGCGAGGTAGCGAACTCGTCGCACAGCTCCGTCTCCGCCGGCAGCGGCGCGCCGGGCAGATATTTGCCGCTGACGATCTGTTTGCCCAGCGTGATAACGATGCGGTCGGTTTTGTTGAGGGTCATAGAAGCTCCTTGTGCCTGACTGTTTGCTTCTACTTTACCCCGAGCGCCTGGTTTCGCCTCCTGTTTGAAGTACAAACTGTTCGATATCAGCTGGCAGTGCGGGAGTATTGTAGTACGATAAAAGTTAGTTGTACTACAATGTGGATCACATAATCGCCATTTGGCGCTGCGGCCTTTTACCCTGGGCTGGAGGGCAGCCGCGAGCCGCTCGCGGCTGTGCTTAACAACTGTTTAATGTTGCGCGTCAGGATTAATGTCGGAATTAAAACGCTGTGATGCTAATTAACAAAATATCAGCGTTGCGTTTATAAAAAATAGCGGCACCGCTTAGAATGCTGGCGGCAGCTTTAATACTCTCCGTCTGGGCGGGTGCAGCTATTATTGCCCCTAAAGATGAGCGTGCTATTAATATCGTCAGTAGACCAGTTATTAATAAAGAAACAGGCAGCATCTTTATTTGGCCTGAACCTTTTGCGGCTTATAAAAAACGGAGAGTCGCGTTACGGTTGCGCTATATTCACCCGCGTTAACGCTGCGCTGCCGCCTGTTAAGCTCGCCAGCGGAGACTATGGCGGCCCGCCGCTGCCTACCCCGGGGAGGAGCAGTGGGCCAGCCCGCAGAGCAGGGCAAAAAAAATCCCGCTCCGGGAGTCGTTGGCGACCGGTAGGTGAAGCGGGATAGCCAGAATGGCTGGCACCAGGGAAACGCATACCACATGCCTTAAAGAATAATCCATCCATTTTATTTAGTTAAACAATTAACTACCGATAGCTAATCTCGTTGATCTAAATCAAGCTTAACCGGATAAATAAAAAGGTCTGGAGGGGCGTTTTTTATTTGGCCTGCTGTCGTTTTTGCGCTGGCAATATATTTAAGTTCGCCCGATCGGTTGTGGGGTTATTAAAGAGGTATACGCAGTCAAATTGCAGCTGGAATAAAGCATTTAACTATTTGATCCCAGGCCTCATGCTGACTTTCCTGAGGACAGGCAGCAGCGCGTCTTATTATTCCTGCGCAAGGCAGCGCGGCGCAGCACAGGGGCCCGCCGCTAAAATAATCTTTATCGCGGAGGCAGCAGGCCCGTGCGGGCCTGCTGTGCCCGTTTAGCCCGGCCCCTCGCTGCCCGCCGCCAGCAGCGGCACCAGAACGTCGCTGATGGGGGTCGCGATACCGTGCGCGCGGCCGTAACGCTGGATTACGCCGTTGCGAATCTCCCACTCCAGCGGGCGATTTGCCTGCCGGTCGGCGAGGATTGAGGTGCCTAAATCCGCTGGCGCACGTTGAAACACTTCGAGGATGGTCTGCGGCACATCATCGTCAAGCTCCGCGCCCTGCGCCCGCGCGACCTCGGCACATTCGCGCAGGTAGCTCAGCGCCAGGGTGCTGATATCGGCGCGGGCAAACATGCCGGCGCGACGGTTAGCCAGCACCATCAGGCCCGCCACCGCGTTCTGCAGCAGTTTGCGCCAGGCGATCGAAACAAAGTCCGTCGAGAGCGCTACCGTGCAGCGCGTGCCGCTCAGCGCCTCGACCACCCGCTGCGCCTGCGGCAGGTCCGGCAGCGTCAGACGCGGCGCGGCGCGCAGCCAGACAGAGGCGTCTGGCTCGCGCTGCGCCGGAAACCATACCACCGCAGGCAGCACGTCGGCGCCATTTACCCAGGGCTGCAGCAGCGCCTGCTGCTCGACGCCGTTCTGCAGCGCGCAGACCACGCTGTTTTCGTCGCACAGCCGCGCCAGCCAGCGGGCGCTGTCGGCGATTTGGGTGGTTTTTACCGCCACGAAGACCAGGTCGAACGGGCGGTCAATGGCGGCCGGATCGGTCATGACCGGGCCAGGCACGACCACTTCACCCTCGTCGTGACGCAGGATCAGCTGCGGGTGCGCGGTGCGTCCGCACAATTGCGGCGTGCGGCCCGCTTCATGCAGCGCGGCGGCGATGGTGGTGCCAATAGCGCCCGGGCCAAGCAGCGCAATGGTAAAGCGATCTGTCATAGTAACTTCTCCTCGCTCAATGAATTCATCATAAAGGTGCCCGCGGCAATCACCGCACACGCCGCTATTTTCCTGCGCGTCAGGGGCTCGCCGGGAAACAGATAGCCCAGCACGGCGGCAAACAGCACGCTGGTCTCGCGCAGGGCAGAAACCGCGCCCATCGGCGCAGAGGAGATCACATCAATAATAATGCCGCAGGCCAGCAGCGACACCAGCCCGCCAGCAGCGGCGACAGGCAGGCCCGGCCGCCAGCGCAGCGTGGCGTCAGGCGGGAGATACGCATCATGGGCTTGCTGTTGATAAGCTAATGCTCATCGCACCCTAACGCCAGCGCCGCGTAAAAGAGAGCGCGGCGGTGCTGCTGCACGCAACCGCGCTTTGCCTTTAAACCGAAGGTCAGCGGGGCTTTCTGACTCTCAGGCGATCCGCCAGAGTCGCCAGCGCGGGCAAAATTCGCTACTATCCGCGCTCGCTCCCCAACTGGCCGCCTGATGTCTCTTATTGTCGATAACTTTATCGCCCCACCGTGCCCGGAAGAGATAGAGACGCTCTATCAGGATGCGCATCTGGTGCTGATCAACAAACCCGCCGGGCTGCTCAGCCTGTCGGGGAAAAATCCCCTTAACCTTGACTCGGTACACTATCGGCTGGCGGCGCTTTTTCCCGGCTCTACCCTGGTGCATCGGCTCGATTTCGGCACCTCTGGGCTAATGGTCATCGCGCGCAATAAAGCCATTAACGCCGCACTCTGCCAGCAGTTCAGCCAGCGTACGGTGAACAAGGTCTACAGCGCGCTGCTGTGCGGACATGTTGAGGAGGAGAGTGGGATTATCGAGGCGCCGATTGCAAAAGATCCGGCGCGCTTCCCCCGGATGGCGATTTGCGCCGCGAGCGGCAAACCGGCGCGCTCTCGCTACCGGGTCGTCGAGCGCTTTTATCAGGCGGGAGAGGGCGGCGCGACGGTGCCGTTAACGCGCGTCGCGCTGACGCCGGAGACCGGGCGCACCCACCAGCTGCGTATCCACTGCCAGCTGCTGGGACATGCTATTTTGGGCTGCGACCTCTATGGCGGACGGCTGCTGCCGGGCACTGAACGCACCCCGCGACTGATGCTGCACGCCAGCGAGCTGCATTTCACCCATCCGGTAAGCGGAGAGCGGATGGCCGCGCGCCATGCCAGCCCGTTTTAGCCGCGTTTCAGCAGGCGCTTCGCCTGGCAGGGCGCGATAAGGCGGGAGTTACCACATCAGATCGTCAGGGACTTTAAAGTCGGCGTAGGGATCGTCTTCATCCTGCTCTTCCTGACTGAGCGCGCTGTTTAACACGATGCTGTTGGCGTCGCGCTGCGCAATCTTATCGGCGACGCTGGCTGGAATAATGGCGTACTCGCTTTCGCCGTTCTCCGCTGCCAGCCGCGCGATGGCGAGTCGGCCGCTAATCAGCTGCGCCTGGGTCGCCTTATCCACCTCTATTTTTTTGATCAGATTATTGTCGGTGAAGTTAAACCCAATATTGCCGCGCGAAATCTCGATGCGGTTCATTTCAATCAGCTGCTTGATCTGCGCTTTGTACTCTCTGGACAAAACCGCCTGTTTCTGCTGCTCGTTCAGCAGCTTATCGCGCTCCTGCTGGGCCTTTTTATTCTCTTCTACCGCCTGGCGCGCCTCGCGCGCCTGAACGCGCGATTTTTTGGCGGTGCGCTGCACTTTGTCCATTTTCTTGCTGCTGACCAGGCCAGCTTTGAGCATCTGCTCTTGTAAGGTAAGTTTCGTCATCGTGGTTTCTGAGCCGGTTAAAAAAGTGAGCTGATTATACCTGTAAAAGGAGTGGACGCCGAGGGGCGCGCCTCAGCCTGCCGCCGCGCGCTTAATAAAAAACCTCGCATTTGCGAGGTTTTTTCAGGGTGAACCGGCCGATCAGGCGAGTTTAAAGATTGCCGTAGCGCGGCTGAGCTGAGCCGCCTGATCTTCCAGCGACGCGGCGGCAGCGGCGGCCTGTTCCACCAGCGCGGCGTTTTGCTGGGTCACTTCATCCATCTGGTTGATGGCGATGCCGACGTGCTCAATGCCGTTAACCTGCTCGCCGGAGGCGGTGTAGATTTCCGCCATGATGGTCGATACTTCGCCGATCGCCGTTACGATGCCGGTCATGGTCTTGCCCGCCTGCGCCACCAGGTCGGTGCCTTCCGCTATGCGGTGATTTGAGGCTTCGATCAGCCCTTTGATCTCTCTCGCCGCGGTCGCGCTGCGCTGGGCGAGGGCGCGCACTTCGCTTGCTACCACAGCGAAGCCGCGACCCTGCTCGCCGGCGCGGGCCGCTTCTACCGCGGCGTTAAGGGCGAGGATATTGGTCTGGAAAGCGATGCTTTCAATGGTGCCGATAATATCGACCACGCTCTTTGAGCTGTCGAAAATAGCGGACATGGTGGTAACCACTTTATCCACGACCTCGCCGCCCTGCTGCGCCACCAGGGAAGCCTCAGACGCCAGGCCGCTGGCGTTTTGGGCGTTAGAGGCGTTTTGCCTGACGGTCGCCGTCAGCTGTTCCATGCTGGCTGAAGTCTCTTCCAGCGAGGCAGCCTGCTGCTCCGTGCGCGCAGAGAGATCGGTATTGCCCAGCGCGACCTCTTTAGAGGCGTTATCAATAGAGGCGGCAGCGGTCTGAATATCGGAAACCACCGTTTTAAGCTGCTCCTGCATAGCGGTGAAGGTGGCGATCAGAATACCGGTTTCATCTTTTGAACGCGCCACCAGCCGGGTAGAGAGATCGCCGGCGGCAATGGCTTTAGCCGCTTTGACCGCCTCTTCCAGCGGGAGGGTAATCGAGCGGGCCAGAAGATAACCCAGGGCAGAGGCGATACTTAACCCCAGCAGCGCGCCGATAAACAGCATCAGTCGCGTCTGGGTCTCCACCGCATTGACCGATTTCTGGCGATCGTTGAGCAGGTGCTTTTCACCACTGACAATCTCATCGATGGTGCTGCGCATCTGATCCATCTGCGGCTTGCCGGAACTGGCTTCAAAGGCGGCATTGAAATCCAGCTGCGTCATCGACCCGGCGTTAAGCGCACGGCGGTGATCCAGCAGGGGCGCGACGAAGTGCGCCTGCCACGCCTCCTCCTGCGCGAGTAAATTATCCAGGCGCTGCTGCTGTGCAGGGTTATCTGCGGTTAAGCCTTTGGCCTCCTGCAAAAGCTTTACAAAATCCGCTTTGCCTGCCTTCCAGGGAGCCAGCATTTCCTCTTTGCCATTAATAGCATAGCCGCGCAGACCCGTTTCCATATTTACCAGGCTCAGGGTCAGAGCGCGGCTTTTATCCACCACGCGCCAGCTATGAATATTCCAGTCGTTGGTCTTAACGATGCTGGAAAAGTTATTGTAGAACGTTGCGCACAGCGCCAGCAGTAAAACCACAACGGCGCCAAAGGCAAAAAAGAACTTTTTCTTGATCGGTAAATTTCTGAACATTTATTTCTCATTCCACAGACGTTAACAGAACAGCACAGATAGCCGTAAAACCGATAAGTTATCGGCATGAGTCAGTACGGCTTGAATTAAAAGTTCTGCCACGTCAGGCGGCGAGAAATAAAACTGAAGTCGGTCGATTTATGTTTATTTTCAGTTTGATAGCCAGATATAAACGCAATAGGCAGCGACAGGATAAATAAGCGAAACGCTAGCGCGGCGCAAGGGTAAAATGGGGGTGTTTGCCAGCCAGCAGCAGAAGAAGTTCATATTCTCCCTGGCTGAGTAATCCGGGGTTGGATGTGGCCTCCTTAAGCTGCCAGCCGCGCAGGCTGAGATCGAAGCGTTCGGCGGCGCGCTCCTGGGTCAGGCCAGCGGCAATGCGCAGGGAGCGGACATCAGACTGGACAATTACGCCAGGTTTAAAGGATTTATTAGGCATCTTTTTTCTCTCTTATGTCGCCAGCTTTGCTCCAGCAAAGCGCGTTTGGCCTACACAAAACAATCAATAAAAGGGTGAACAGTGGTGAAGCATCACGGACGCTCACTTCTGTTGTGTCGGGTTGCGTTATCAGGTGCTGCGCACGCGTACGCGAAATAAACTTTCAGTTAGCGTAGCGGCTAATTCAGCGCGCTAGCCTGTTTTTAATGCTTTCAATGGTGCGCTGCCGGATTTAATGCAGCCTGCGCCACTCAGAACCCTCTCATAATTCCACGACAAAATCGTTTAGGGATAAATCCGCTTTATATCCTGAGCCAGACATTCAGGATGTGGTGCTTCACAAGATCTCTATTCTCCCGGCGTTCTGCTTTGCCGGTAATAAGGACACAAATATGAGAGACCCAATCGTTCGACGCGTTCCCGCCGATCTTTCCTGCGTGGAGGTCAGCGAACAGTGGCAAATCACCTTCTGGATGCTGACGCTGCACATTACTCAGGACCGGCTGATCCGGGCCGTTAAAGAAGCGGGCCCGGATGTGGAAAAGGTGCGCAGCTGGCTGAAAGAAAACCCGCCTCCGCGCCGTCCCTGTTCCTGATGGCGTCGGTCAGAGCACCGTGCCTGCCGTCAGCGGCGACGTAAAGCTCGCAGCGCCGCTGGCCGCCGCGTGCCCGCGCGCCTCTTCGGATAAGTCGGTCGGCATTTTAAAGTGGCTGATAACGGCGGCGAGCGTTTCCGTGCGTCCGTTCAGGCTGCCCGCAGAGGCGGAAACCTGCTGAACCAGCGCGGCGTTCTGCTGCGTAACGCGATCCAGATCGGCGATAGCCAGCGTGACCTGCGAAATCCCTTTGCTCTGCTCCTCTGACGCCAGCGCGATTTGGCCGATAAGATCGTTTACCGCTGAAACGCGCTTTGTCACGCTGCCCATGGTTTCCCCGGCGCGTCCGGCCGCTGCGGCCCCCTCCTGCACGCGCGTCACCGCGCCGCCGATCAGGCCTTCAATCTCTTTGGCCGCCGCGGCGCTGCGCTGGGCGAGAATACGCACCTCGGAGGCGACTACGGCGAAACCGCGACCCTGCTCGCCGGCGCGCGCTGCCTCAACGGCCGCGTTTAGCGCCAGAATATTGGTCTGGAACGCGATGCTGTTGACCGTGGCGGTGAACTGACGAATTTTTTCCGCTTGCTCAGCGATGTCGCGCATCAGCGTTGATACCGACTGCACCAGCGCCTCGCCCTGCTGGGTGGTCTGCGCGGCCGAGCCTGCCAGTTCGCGCGCTTCCCGGGCGCTCAGCGCGTTGTTCTTCACCGTGGCGGTCAGCTCCTCCATGCTGGCGGCGGTCTGCTCAAGCGCTGCTGCCTGGCGGGTAGTGCGATCGGAGAGGTCGCTATTGCCGGCGGCGATCTCCGCCGCCTCGCGACGCAGTACGCCGCTGTTGTCGCGCACCGACTGCACCGTAGTAAGCAAACTTTGCTGCATAAGCCGGACCAGCGGAACCAGCTGACCGACGCAGTTACGTCCAAAATCCTGCGGCTCGCGCGCGAGATCGCCTGCGGCGATGCTTTTGAAGTGTTCGCGCATCACGCCCAGCGGTTTCACCAGATGGGTGACAAGAAAGCGATCGCAAAAGGCGAGCAGCCCCAGCGTCATCAGCGCGGCGACAAGGAAGGCGATCTGCAGATGCTGACGATCGCGGGCGGTTGCCGCCTGATCCGAGGCGAGCTGACGCTGCAGCCCGTTAAGCCGTTCGCCTGACGCGGCGAAAAAGAGGGCGGGCTGGTCGTTCAGGGCAGCATTGAGGCGCGCCCAGTCGGGGCCGGCGGGCGCTTCAGCCCGCAGCGCTGATTTTTCCGCAGCGGAACCGGAAGCCATAACATTTCCGGCGCGCGTTAAAAAAAAGAGCTGCGCGTTGAGAGCGTCTCTTGCCTCGGCACGCTGGTGCAGGTCGCGTAAAACAGCAGAACCATAGGCACCGGCCAGCGCCACGACCAGCAGTGCGGCCAGCAAAATAACCTGTACAACCCGACGAATAGTGAAGTTTCTGAGCCAGTGCATATCTGGTTCCCTGGTGTTGTTAATGCTGTGTAAAAGGTCAACAATTTGTTGTTATTTGCATAGCCTGCTATTAAATTGCACGCAATCTTATTGAGTTCTTCATTTTGGCAGCGAATCGGGAAAAAGGAAACGATCATTTTGCAATTTTTTTATTTTTCGGATTTTTTGATATTGTTTAAGATAATTTATTATGCCGAAGCGGCAAAAAGCGCATAAGATTTCCTTTCAGCCAGAATCTGATAGTTTCCTTTGTACGCTGGTCAGCTTTTCCCGGTCTGCTTTTAAACATTTTATTTCCGTTCGTTCCAGAGCTGGGGCGGACCGGAGGAACCATGCACACATCTTCCAGTGACGATGAGAGTCGGCAGCGCGCGCTAGACGCGCTGCGCGAGCCCGACGAGAGTCGCGATGGCGTTCTTGAAAAGTTCGTTCGGCTGGCGAGCCAGGCGCTGGGTATTCCCGGCTGCTTTATCTCCATCGTTGACGATGAATTTCAGTACATCAGAGCGGCGCGCAACTTTTCGCTGAAATTCTCGACGCGTGAAGATTCGCTCTGCCGCTATGTGATCGACTCCGCGGCGCCGATGGTGGTGCCGGACACCTGGCAGGATGAGCGCTTCGTTAATCACAGGTTCGTTATCGGCGATCCCCATATTCGTTTCTATGCAGGCGTGCCGCTGAAAAGCCGCACCGGCCATATACTCGGCACGCTCTGCGTGACCGACGGCGAGCCGC encodes the following:
- a CDS encoding 2-dehydro-3-deoxy-6-phosphogalactonate aldolase: MQWQTELPLIAILRGVTPDEVVAHVGAVIDAGFDAVEIPLNSPQWEISIPLILKAYGDRALTGAGTVLKTEQVDRLAEMGSKLIVTPNIQPALIRHAVSLGMTVCPGCATASEAFSALDAGAQALKIFPASAFGPGYIKALKAVLPDDVPVLAVGGVTPANLAQWLEAGCTGAGLGSDLYRAGQSVARTAQQAAAFVQAYREAVK
- a CDS encoding 2-dehydro-3-deoxygalactonokinase, which encodes MRSRYIAVDWGSTNLRAWLFENERCQAGRESEAGVTRLNGKRPQAVLDEITQGWRDSATPVVMAGMVGSSVGWRSVPYLPLPAPLSAIGEQLTLIDDNLWIVPGLCVSREDHHNVMRGEETQLLGAYALAPSPVYVMPGTHCKWVQVESERILDFHTVMTGELHALLLRHSLVGAGLPEQQPSQAAFDAGLVRGLATPALLAQLFEIRAAHLLGSLAPEEVSEFLSGLLIGAEVATMRERFSHQPVALVGGETLTRRYQQALAAAGLQASVIAGDTAFQAGIRSIVNAMAN
- the dgoR gene encoding D-galactonate utilization transcriptional regulator DgoR, whose product is MTLNKTDRIVITLGKQIVSGKYLPGAPLPAETELCDEFATSRNIIREVFRSLTAKRLIEIKRYHGAFVTPRGQWNYLDSDVLQWVLENSDDPHLIAAMSEVRNLVEPAIARWAAERATSQDLAQIELALNDMIAHNQDREAFNEADIRYHEAVLRAVHNPVLEQLSVAISSLQRAVFERTWQGDEANMPKTLREHKALFDAIRLQNGDAAEQAAYTMIASSTHRLKDIT
- a CDS encoding oxidoreductase → MTDRFTIALLGPGAIGTTIAAALHEAGRTPQLCGRTAHPQLILRHDEGEVVVPGPVMTDPAAIDRPFDLVFVAVKTTQIADSARWLARLCDENSVVCALQNGVEQQALLQPWVNGADVLPAVVWFPAQREPDASVWLRAAPRLTLPDLPQAQRVVEALSGTRCTVALSTDFVSIAWRKLLQNAVAGLMVLANRRAGMFARADISTLALSYLRECAEVARAQGAELDDDVPQTILEVFQRAPADLGTSILADRQANRPLEWEIRNGVIQRYGRAHGIATPISDVLVPLLAAGSEGPG
- a CDS encoding RluA family pseudouridine synthase: MSLIVDNFIAPPCPEEIETLYQDAHLVLINKPAGLLSLSGKNPLNLDSVHYRLAALFPGSTLVHRLDFGTSGLMVIARNKAINAALCQQFSQRTVNKVYSALLCGHVEEESGIIEAPIAKDPARFPRMAICAASGKPARSRYRVVERFYQAGEGGATVPLTRVALTPETGRTHQLRIHCQLLGHAILGCDLYGGRLLPGTERTPRLMLHASELHFTHPVSGERMAARHASPF
- a CDS encoding DUF2058 domain-containing protein, whose product is MTKLTLQEQMLKAGLVSSKKMDKVQRTAKKSRVQAREARQAVEENKKAQQERDKLLNEQQKQAVLSREYKAQIKQLIEMNRIEISRGNIGFNFTDNNLIKKIEVDKATQAQLISGRLAIARLAAENGESEYAIIPASVADKIAQRDANSIVLNSALSQEEQDEDDPYADFKVPDDLMW
- a CDS encoding methyl-accepting chemotaxis protein, whose translation is MFRNLPIKKKFFFAFGAVVVLLLALCATFYNNFSSIVKTNDWNIHSWRVVDKSRALTLSLVNMETGLRGYAINGKEEMLAPWKAGKADFVKLLQEAKGLTADNPAQQQRLDNLLAQEEAWQAHFVAPLLDHRRALNAGSMTQLDFNAAFEASSGKPQMDQMRSTIDEIVSGEKHLLNDRQKSVNAVETQTRLMLFIGALLGLSIASALGYLLARSITLPLEEAVKAAKAIAAGDLSTRLVARSKDETGILIATFTAMQEQLKTVVSDIQTAAASIDNASKEVALGNTDLSARTEQQAASLEETSASMEQLTATVRQNASNAQNASGLASEASLVAQQGGEVVDKVVTTMSAIFDSSKSVVDIIGTIESIAFQTNILALNAAVEAARAGEQGRGFAVVASEVRALAQRSATAAREIKGLIEASNHRIAEGTDLVAQAGKTMTGIVTAIGEVSTIMAEIYTASGEQVNGIEHVGIAINQMDEVTQQNAALVEQAAAAAASLEDQAAQLSRATAIFKLA
- a CDS encoding transcriptional regulator, which produces MPNKSFKPGVIVQSDVRSLRIAAGLTQERAAERFDLSLRGWQLKEATSNPGLLSQGEYELLLLLAGKHPHFTLAPR
- a CDS encoding DUF3606 domain-containing protein, which encodes MRDPIVRRVPADLSCVEVSEQWQITFWMLTLHITQDRLIRAVKEAGPDVEKVRSWLKENPPPRRPCS
- a CDS encoding methyl-accepting chemotaxis protein, giving the protein MHWLRNFTIRRVVQVILLAALLVVALAGAYGSAVLRDLHQRAEARDALNAQLFFLTRAGNVMASGSAAEKSALRAEAPAGPDWARLNAALNDQPALFFAASGERLNGLQRQLASDQAATARDRQHLQIAFLVAALMTLGLLAFCDRFLVTHLVKPLGVMREHFKSIAAGDLAREPQDFGRNCVGQLVPLVRLMQQSLLTTVQSVRDNSGVLRREAAEIAAGNSDLSDRTTRQAAALEQTAASMEELTATVKNNALSAREARELAGSAAQTTQQGEALVQSVSTLMRDIAEQAEKIRQFTATVNSIAFQTNILALNAAVEAARAGEQGRGFAVVASEVRILAQRSAAAAKEIEGLIGGAVTRVQEGAAAAGRAGETMGSVTKRVSAVNDLIGQIALASEEQSKGISQVTLAIADLDRVTQQNAALVQQVSASAGSLNGRTETLAAVISHFKMPTDLSEEARGHAAASGAASFTSPLTAGTVL